The following coding sequences lie in one Corynebacterium humireducens NBRC 106098 = DSM 45392 genomic window:
- a CDS encoding enoyl-CoA hydratase: protein MQNYENILTELTGRVLVITLNRPRALNALNHATMEEIVDAVTRHDDNPDVGCIIITGNEKAFAAGADIKEMVDKSATEMYTSNWFAGWEGLTRARTPLIAAVAGYALGGGCEVAMMCDIIIAADTARFGQPEVNLGVPPGMGGSQRLTRAIGKSKAMEMCLTGRMMDAHEAETAGLVARVVPAAELADAALDLATTIAARSKVATTMIKEAVNAADEMTLSQGVLFERRIFHAAFASADQKEGMSAFADKRDPEFRHR from the coding sequence ATGCAGAACTACGAGAACATCCTCACCGAGCTCACCGGCCGCGTCCTGGTGATCACCCTCAACCGCCCCCGGGCCCTCAACGCCCTCAACCACGCCACGATGGAGGAGATCGTCGACGCGGTCACCCGCCACGACGACAACCCCGACGTCGGCTGCATCATCATCACCGGCAACGAGAAGGCCTTCGCGGCGGGCGCCGACATCAAGGAGATGGTGGACAAGTCCGCCACCGAGATGTACACGAGCAACTGGTTCGCGGGCTGGGAGGGACTCACCCGGGCCCGCACCCCGCTCATCGCCGCGGTCGCCGGCTACGCTCTCGGCGGGGGCTGCGAGGTGGCCATGATGTGCGACATCATCATCGCCGCCGACACCGCCCGGTTCGGTCAGCCCGAGGTCAACCTCGGCGTCCCCCCGGGTATGGGCGGCTCGCAGCGGCTCACCCGCGCGATCGGCAAGTCCAAGGCCATGGAGATGTGCCTCACCGGCCGCATGATGGACGCCCACGAGGCGGAGACCGCCGGACTCGTCGCCCGGGTGGTGCCCGCCGCGGAGCTTGCCGACGCCGCCCTCGACCTCGCCACCACCATCGCCGCCCGCTCCAAGGTGGCCACGACGATGATCAAGGAGGCCGTCAACGCCGCCGACGAGATGACGCTGTCACAGGGCGTCCTCTTCGAACGCCGCATCTTCCACGCCGCCTTCGCCTCCGCGGACCAGAAGGAGGGCATGTCCGCTTTCGCGGACAAGCGCGACCCGGAGTTCCGTCACCGCTGA
- a CDS encoding CoA transferase — protein sequence MPLSSLHVLSVAVNLPGPVATRALQEAGAQVTTILPPGGDPMNSYSPTLFDALHEGQELLTLDLRSDAGRARAHELLARADVLITSSRPQALVRMGMDFRTTSALNPRLCQVDIVGFPGADADRPGHDLTYQADQGLVDRQLPRTLVSDMAGGQQAAFEALSGVMLVEATGRPVHRRVALSEAAAFMALPLTHGLTGPGQLLGGGDPCYDVYDTSDGSVALAALEPHFRERVEKVTGTTEREGLRGHFRAHPTAYWVEWAAEHDIPLSACQR from the coding sequence ATGCCACTGTCCTCCCTCCACGTCCTCTCCGTCGCCGTCAACCTGCCGGGCCCCGTCGCCACGCGGGCCCTGCAGGAGGCCGGGGCGCAGGTCACCACGATCCTGCCGCCCGGCGGCGACCCGATGAACAGCTACTCCCCCACCCTTTTCGACGCGCTGCACGAGGGGCAGGAGCTGCTGACCCTCGACCTGCGTTCCGACGCCGGCCGCGCCCGCGCCCACGAGCTGCTCGCCCGGGCGGATGTGCTCATCACCTCCTCCCGTCCGCAGGCCCTGGTCCGCATGGGGATGGACTTCCGCACCACCAGCGCCCTCAACCCGCGCCTGTGCCAGGTGGACATCGTCGGATTCCCCGGCGCGGACGCCGACCGCCCGGGGCATGACCTCACGTACCAGGCGGATCAGGGACTGGTGGACCGGCAGCTGCCGCGCACCCTCGTCTCCGACATGGCGGGTGGCCAGCAGGCCGCCTTCGAGGCGCTGTCGGGCGTGATGCTCGTCGAGGCCACCGGCCGTCCCGTCCACCGCCGGGTGGCGCTCTCCGAGGCGGCGGCGTTCATGGCGCTGCCCCTCACCCACGGGCTGACGGGACCGGGGCAGCTGCTCGGCGGCGGGGACCCCTGCTACGACGTCTACGACACCAGCGACGGTTCGGTGGCGCTGGCCGCCCTGGAGCCCCACTTCCGGGAGCGGGTGGAGAAGGTCACCGGGACCACGGAACGGGAGGGGCTCCGCGGGCACTTCCGGGCCCACCCCACCGCGTACTGGGTGGAGTGGGCCGCGGAGCACGACATCCCGCTCAGCGCCTGTCAGCGGTGA
- a CDS encoding MarR family winged helix-turn-helix transcriptional regulator: MNTSSVPHDPLSAARRHWDHRGWSEATPGMAALTSVVRTGHVLRARVDAALEPFALTFARYEVLALLMFSSARALPMSKVSSRLQVQPASMTHTVRRLEKDGLLTRLPNPRDGRGTLIGITDEGIALVNAATPQLNRVFLDLGLDTEQAELLISLCGTVLDHQPREG, translated from the coding sequence ATGAACACCTCCTCCGTCCCCCACGACCCGCTCTCCGCCGCCCGCCGTCACTGGGATCACCGCGGCTGGTCCGAGGCGACCCCCGGGATGGCGGCCCTCACCTCCGTCGTGCGCACCGGCCACGTGCTGCGGGCCCGCGTGGATGCGGCCCTGGAGCCCTTCGCCCTGACGTTCGCCCGCTACGAGGTGCTCGCGCTGCTCATGTTCTCCTCGGCGCGGGCACTGCCCATGTCGAAGGTGAGCTCCCGTCTCCAGGTGCAGCCGGCCTCGATGACGCACACGGTGCGTCGCCTGGAGAAGGACGGCCTGCTGACCCGTCTGCCCAACCCCCGCGACGGCCGCGGGACACTGATCGGCATCACCGACGAGGGCATCGCCCTGGTCAACGCCGCCACCCCCCAACTCAACAGGGTCTTCCTCGACCTCGGCCTGGACACGGAGCAGGCGGAGCTGCTCATCTCGTTGTGCGGCACCGTGCTCGACCACCAGCCGCGGGAGGGTTGA